One window from the genome of Emys orbicularis isolate rEmyOrb1 chromosome 10, rEmyOrb1.hap1, whole genome shotgun sequence encodes:
- the NOXO1 gene encoding NADPH oxidase organizer 1 produces the protein MMAVSWSDRNNVLIYRTFEEFKKFHKVLKRKFPIEGGLLKKSDRSIPKFKDAKLMQRKSRNLSRSMERLKLLETYAQELLKADAKVSQSEDVIQFFKAQTQDLDPSFPENSIIIMPSEMRDGKKDQPKQQNPSVTQPVVSQNYSCIEAYETKDTKNRPFKVAKKEIVEVLIKDMTGWWLVENKDQQIAWFPAPYLEERGTGEENLNARELDEEGTLYYAVRAYKSQKADELSLNVGVVVEVLEKSDNGWWLIWYNERTGYIPSMFLQPYKNPHSKFQTMVNAGLCVSTPNLLQAASPSSWSSLPQRKTPAGDMPPTRSVQERLIQSRDPLSRTRSRSLSGPLTGAESAASSSLTCELDSLSDSSGSGSEHGFSRDRKAGSSGSLPGVKQAVAGLLQASLGQASASRSSKAPHLTSKDRNDSGFEEESPSDSDSFLHSPDSYASVPKLPVRPAVQEILQKCSTVTKRAVQRAAPRPNLHSSPHLYPRGETCAKPTDALAHVCLR, from the exons ATGCAAAACTGATGCAGAGAAAGAGCAGGAATTTGAGCAGGTCAATGGAGAGATTGAAACTGCTAGAGACTTACGCCCAGGAGCTGCTGAAAGCGGATGCTAAAGTCTCCCAGAGCGAAGATGTGATCCAGTTTTTCAAAGCGCAAACCCAAGACCTAGATCCTTCCTTTCCAGAAAACAG CATTATAATTATGCCCTCAGAAATGAGAGATGGAAAGAAAGACCAGCCCAAGCAGCAGAACCCTTCTGTTACTCAGCCAGTGGTCTCCCAGAACTACAGCTGCATTGAAGCCTATGAAACCAAAGACACAAAGAACAGGCCCTTCAAAGTTGCCAAGAAGGAAATTGTCGAAGTGTTAATCAAGGACATGACCG GGTGGTGGCTGGTGGAGAACAAGGATCAGCAAATAGCCTGGTTCCCAGCTCCGTATCTGGAGGAGAGAGGAACTGGGGAGGAGAATCTGAATGCCAGAGAACTGGATGAGGAGG GGACTCTGTACTACGCCGTGCGGGCCTACAAGTCTCAGAAGGCCGATGAGCTCTCTCTGAATGTCGGGGTAGTTGTGGAGGTGCTAGAGAAATCTGACAATGGCTGGTGGCTGATCTG GTACAATGAGCGCACTGGCTACATCCCCTCCATGTTCCTCCAGCCGTATAAGAACCCGCACAGCAAGTTCCAGACGATGGTGAACGCTGGCCTCTGCGTCTCCACCCCTAACCTGCTGCAGGCCGCCAGCCCCTCcagctggagttccctcccccagcgcAAGACGCCGGCAGGGGACATGCCCCCGACTCGCTCAGTGCAGGAGAGGCTCATACAGAGCAGGGATCCTCTGAGCAGAACGAGATCGAGATCTCTGAGCGGCCCGCTGACTGGGGCGGAGAGCGCAGCCAGCTCCAGCCTCACGTGTGAGCTAGACAGTCTGTCTGATAGTTCAGGGAGCGGGAGCGAACACGGCTTCAGCCGGGATCGAAAGGCAGGCTCATCAGGGTCTTTGCCTGGAGTCAAGCAGGCCGTGGCTGGCCTCCTGCAAGCAAGCCTAGGTCAAGCCTCGGCCAGTCGAAGCAGCAAAGCTCCTCACCTCACCAGCAAGGATAGGAATGATTCTGGCTTTGAGGAGGAGTCTCCAAGTGACTCAGATTCTTTCCTTCACAGCCCAGACTCTTACGCCAGCGTCCCCAAGCTGCCGGTGCGACCCGCGGTCCAGGAAATCCTCCAGAAATGCAGCACTGTGACCAAGAGAGCCGTGCAAAGGGCTGCCCCCAGGCCAAACCTGCATTCCTCACCTCACCTCTACCCCAGAGGGGAGACGTGTGCAAAGCCGACGGATGCTCTAGCGCACGTGTGCCTCAGATGA
- the TBL3 gene encoding transducin beta-like protein 3, translated as MAATRPGSAPVRFKSNYAVSRKIEPFYKGGKVQISRDGKHMFCPCGTKLNIMDIATGALVHSIEQDDQEDITSFVLSPDDEILVTGSRALLLKQWEWRQNKCRRTWKAMHTAPVATMIFDPTSTLLATGGCDSTIKIWDVVKQYCTHNLKGSTGVVHIVEFHPDISRLQLFSSSMDYIIRIWDLKSSKCIASLDGHYSAVTSLAFAADKDTLISSGRDKICMVWDLKTREAKRTVPIYESVEAAVLLPEDGDFSHLGVKKRGLHFLTAGSKGILHIWEAATAACVYTQPVPYQRVDAKEEEESSTHSLTHCMLVPGKNEIATVTAEHNIIFYDAQTLQLRKQFAGYNEEVLDVRFLGPADSHIVVATNSPQLKVFELATSHCQILYGHTETVLALDVFRKGLMFSSCAKDRSLRVWRMDKAGDVVCVAEGLGHAHGVGALSCSRMKESFVVTSSQDCTIKVWNLPESLTAKTKAGLVSSPEILHAHVTERGHDKDINSVAVSPNDKLIATGSQDRTAKLWSCPDCSLMGIFSGHTRGIWCVQFSPVDQVLATSSADGTVKLWGLHDFSCLKTFEGHDASVLKIVFVSRGTQLLSSGSDGLLKLWTIKTNECVKTLDGHEDKVWGLHCNKQDDLVVTASSDSCVILWKDVTEIELEEEQAKQEEQIMKDQELSNLLHEKKYLKALGLAISLDRPHTVLTVIKVILKETNGKENLEKNILRLRKDQKELVLKFLVTWNTNSRNCHEAQAVLETLLKHEAPECLLQYEGIKTAVESLLPYTERHFQRLGRLLQASMFIDFMWQNMRLADVSKWEEDMSL; from the exons ATGGCGGCTACCCGCCCCGGCAGCGCCCCCGTGCGCTTCAAATCCAA CTATGCTGTGTCTAGGAAAATTGAGCCTTTCTACAAAGGAGGGAAAGTTCAG atcaGCCGAGATGGAAAACACATGTTTTGCCCCTGTGGAACGAAACTAAATATAATGGACATAGCAACAGGAGCCCTTGTTCATAGCATCGAACAG GATGATCAAGAGGACATTACATCATTTGTTCTTAGCCCTGATGATGAG aTTCTTGTGACGGGAAGCCGGGCATTGCTGTTAAAGCAGTGGGAATGGCGACAGAACAAGTGTAGACGTACGTGGAAAGCAATGCACACGGCACCAGTGGCCACCATGATCTTTGACCCCACTTCCACTTTGTTGGCCACAG GTGGCTGTGACAGCACCATTAAGATCTGGGATGTAGTCAAACAGTACTGCACGCATAACCTGAAAGGATCTACGGGGGTTGTACA CATCGTTGAGTTCCATCCCGATATCTCCCGCTTGCAGCTCTTCTCCTCCTCAATGGACTATATAATCCGGATCTGGGACCTGAAATCCAGCAAGTGTATCGCCTCTCTCGACGGCCACTACAGTGCTGTCACCTCTCTGGCTTTTGCTGCAGATAAAGACACGCTCATCAG CTCTGGTCGTGATAAAATCTGTATGGTATGGGACCTGAAAACAAGAGAAGCCAAGAGGACCGTCCCTATATATGAG AGCGTGGAAGCTGCAGTATTGTTACCCGAGGATGGAGATTTCTCACACTTGGGTGTGAAGAAACGAGGGCTTCACTTTCTCACAGCTGGCAGCAAAG GGATCCTGCACATCTGGGAAGCCGCCACAGCTGCCTGCGTGTACACCCAGCCCGTGCCCTACCAACGTGTGGACGccaaggaggaagaagagagcAGCACACACAGTCTGACACACTGCATGCTGGTACCTGGGAAAAATGAGATCGCAACTGTGACTGCTGAGCATAATATCATCTTTTATGATGCCCAGACGCTTCAGCTCAGAAAGCAG TTTGCAGGTTACAACGAGGAGGTTCTGGATGTGCGGTTCCTTGGCCCTGCTGACTCTCACATTGTTGTGGCTACCAACAGCCCTCAGCTGAAAGTGTTTGAGCTGGCAACGTCGCACTGCCAGATCCTGTACGGCCACACAG AAACCGTTCTTGCCCTGGATGTCTTCAGAAAGGGCTTGATGTTTTCTAGCTGTGCTAAG GACAGAAGCCTCCGGGTTTGGCGGATGGATAAAGCAGGCGATGTGGTCTGCGTGGCCGAAGGATTGGGTCATGCCCATGGAGTGGGTGCGCTGTCTTGCTCAAG AATGAAAGAGAGCTTTGTAGTCACCAGCAGCCAAGACTGTACGATCAAAGTCTGGAATCTCCCAGAGTCCCTCACTGCCAAAACAAAAGCAGGCTTGGTCTCCAGCCCTGAAATCCTTCATGCCCACGTGACGGAGAGGGGTCACGACAAG GATATAAATAGTGTGGCGGTTTCTCCAAATGACAAACTGATTGCCACCGGCTCACAGGACAGGACGGCCAAGCTGTGGTCCTGTCCTGATTGCTCTCTGATGGGCATCTTCTCGGGACACACGCGTGGGATCTGGTGCGTGCAGTTTTCTCCTGTGGATCAAGTCTTGGCCACCTCCTCAGCAGATGGCACTGTGAAGCTGTGGGGTCTTCATGACTTCAGCTGTCTGAAG ACTTTTGAAGGTCACGACGCCTCTGTGCTGAAGATAGTTTTCGTGAGCCGGGGGACACAGCTGCTTAGTAG CGGTTCCGATGGGCTCTTGAAACTTTGGACGATTAAAACAAATGAGTGTGTGAAAACCTTAGACGGTCATGAAGATAAAGTGTGGGGTCTCCACTGTAACAAACAGGATGACCTGGTCGTGACAGCATCCAGCGATTCCTGTGTCATCCTGTGGAAG GATGTTACAGAAATTGAACTGGAAGAGGAGCAAGCTAAGCAAGAGGAGCAGATTATGAA AGATCAAGAGCTTTCCAACCTGCTCCATGAGAAAAAATACCTGAAAGCTTTAGGGCTGGCAATCTCTTTGGATCGGCCACACACGGTGCTGACAGTGATCAAGG TTATCCTTAAGGAAACCAATGGGAAAGAGAACTTAGAAAAGAACATCCTTAGACTGCGGAAGGATCAGAAAG AGTTAGTGTTGAAGTTTTTGGTGACATGGAACACAAACTCTCGAAACTGCCATGAGGCTCAGGCTGTCCTTGAAACCCTCCTAAAGCACGAAGCGCCAGAGTGTCTCCTGCAGTATGAGGGGATTAAAACTGCTGTGGAATCCCTTCTGCCTTACACCG AGCGCCATTTCCAGAGACTCGGCCGCTTATTGCAAGCCTCCATGTTCATCGATTTCATGTGGCAAAATATGAGACTAGCAGATGTGTCAAAGTGGGAAGAGGACATGAGTCTGTGA